In Procambarus clarkii isolate CNS0578487 chromosome 36, FALCON_Pclarkii_2.0, whole genome shotgun sequence, one DNA window encodes the following:
- the LOC138371734 gene encoding trichohyalin-like, with the protein MKLQLEAQLKWEDQEREAQLRREEREHEAQLKREEREAQLKREEREAQLKREEQKQEAQLKREEREAEAQLRREEAQLRREERELEAKLKQQAIETNREQEDRRVRERDLPVFVPNEAEGFFDHFERVATLKKWPKAEWVELVQGRLTGEAREAYNMLDLNECTNYDAVKRAVLHSFKLTPECYRKRFRECTRSPGKSYAETARDTERKFLKWLESEGNKSAEDIKRLMVMEKFMSVLSPEIRIRVKEADIKDLRAAADRADMLEEALRPRREGQHRPPVYSGYGSSFRKTDGWRTGTSSPKSHLSSGDGRGLKSSVEPAKKSLAESAGVVAVTIDATKETTEGARKTHGATASRGVARASGGGRSPPTRVRCYNCGGLEHISWECRRPKQMGNVPFVRVEDQMAERVRDEPVPSGEKRVHPFVCEGTVRMADADPIPVKILRDTGADFTLVS; encoded by the exons atgaagctgcaactGGAGGCACAGCTGAAGTGGGAAGATCAagaacgagaggcacagctgagacGGGAAGAGCGTGAGCACGAAgcgcagctgaagcgtgaagaacgggaagcacagctgaagcgtgaagaacgggaagcacagctgaagcgtgaagaacaaaAACAAGAGGCACAGCTGAAGCGCGAAGAACGAGAAGCTGAAGCACAGCTGAGACgtgaagaagcacagctgagacGGGAGGAGCGCGAGCTGGAAGCCAAGCTGAAACAGCAAGCGATTGAAACTAACAGAGAG CAAGAAGACCGCCGAGTGCGAGAGAGAGATTTACCGGTCTTTGTGCCCAATGAAGCTGAGGGCTTCTTtgaccacttcgagagggtcgctaccttgaagaagtggccgaaAGCAGAGTGGGTGGAGCTGGTCCAGggcaggctcacaggtgaagctcgcgagGCCTACAACATGCTTGACCTCAATGAATGCACCAACTATGATGCTGTGAAGAGAGCAGTGCTCCACTCTTTCAAGCTGACGCCAGAATGTTATAGGAAAagatttagagaatgtacccgttcgccaggtaaatcttatgcagagacggcgagggacacggAGAGAAAATTCCTGAAGTGGTTGGAATCTGAAGGGAATAAGTCAGCTGAGGATATCAAACGGCTCATGGTCATGGAGAAATTTATGtctgtgctctctcctgagatcaggattagagtcaaggaggcggacataaaggacctgagggctgcTGCTGACAGAGCTGACATGTTGGAGGAAGCCTTGCGACCACgcagagagggacagcaccgaccgccaGTGTATTCCGGATATGGGAGCAGTTTCAGgaagacggacggatggaggacaggaacgagttctcccaagtcccacctctcgagtggagacgGTAGGGGATTGAAGAGTTCTGTGGAACCGGCAAAGAAGTCCCTAGCTGAGAGTGCAGGAGTTGTTGCTGTGACGATAGATGCTACGAAGGAGACGACGGAAGGCGCGAGGAAGACCCACGGAGCGACTGCCTCTAGAGGCGTTGCCAGGGCGAGCGGTGGTGGAAGGTCACCGCCaacgagggtccgctgctacaactgtggaGGACTTGAACACATCTcgtgggaatgcagacgccctaagcagatgGGGAACGTTCCTTTCGTTCGGGtggaggaccagatggccgagagggtaCGGGATGAGCCAGTACcaagtggggagaaaagagttcacccgtTCGTGTGTGAGGGGACCGTAAGGATGGCGGATGCAGACCCCATTCCTGTGAAGATATTGAGAGACActggggctgattttaccctggtgagttga
- the LOC138371733 gene encoding uncharacterized protein, with product MKRKIMKLQLEAQLKREDQEREAQLRREEREHEAQLKREEWEAQLKREEWEAQLKREEWEAQLKREEQKQEAQLKREEREAEAQLRREEAQLRREERELEAKLKQQAIETNREVELKWA from the coding sequence ATGAAGCggaaaataatgaagctgcaactGGAGGCACAGCTGAAGCGGGAAGATCAagaacgagaggcacagctgagacGGGAAGAGCGTGAGCACGAAgcgcagctgaagcgtgaagaatgggaagcacagctgaagcgtgaagaatgggaagcacagctgaagcgtgaagaatgggaagcacagctgaagcgtgaagaacaaaAACAAGAGGCACAGCTGAAGCGCGAAGAACGAGAAGCTGAAGCACAGCTGAGACgtgaagaagcacagctgagacGGGAGGAGCGCGAGCTGGAAGCCAAGCTGAAACAGCAAGCGATTGAAACTAACAGAGAGGTTGAGTTGAAGTGGGCTTAG